Genomic window (Salinibacterium sp. M195):
CTGCTGGTAGCTATAGAGCCAGACCGGCAGATAGGCCGAGACCCAGCGTTGACCGCGCACATCAACTTCTTCGGCTGTCCACCGCACTCCACGGTCATAGAACGCGAGAGAGTCATTCACGCGATGACGCGTGATGTCCTCGGCCTGAGTATGGGCGATCGGAGATAGTTGATCGAGGTTGCTGTCACGACGTTCTGAAGTAAATCCTGCGAGATAGTTGGAGTCGTATCGAACAGAGTTTTCGACGTCGAACGGCATGATCGTGTTGATGATGTTGTTCGAGTTCTGCGACGTGTTCTGATCGAGACGATCACTTGACGATTCCACTGTGAGGTCGTTCACCTGGATGTCGAACTCTCGCACCACGTTAAAGAGGTCAGCGTCGTAGCGTTGCTCCTGTTTGTCGCCGACCTTGACGGTGTACGAGCGAGTTTGGTGCTCGCCTTCTCCCGTCATGCGGGCGTGAGCATTGATATCGACGACCATGTACGGCAGATACACGCCCATCACGTTTTCGGCATTGAACTCTGCCCTAAATTTCGGATGCGCGAAGAACTTGCGCTTGCCCACGAAGCTGGCGATCTTCTCTACTGCCGTCGATTTTTCGACTGTGAAGGGCAGAATCATGTCGGGAACGGCGCCGTTGGGAACCTGCTGGTTCATCGACAGGGTGTTGCGGCACCAATGGCAGCGAGCCTGAGTGCTGTTATTGGTGTCGATGACGACCTCAGCACCACAGGCGCTGCACTTGAAGGTAAGAATTTCCTCGGTAGACGGGACGATATCGCTCGAGCCCGATCCGACCAGAATCCCGCTGAGTTTACTGATGTCGCCGTTGAGGTTGAAGGCCTCGATCGCGTTGTCGGTCGCCCATTCGAACCGACAAAATCCGCAGCGCAGATTTCCGGTGGCCACGTTGAGCGAGATCTCGGTGGCACCACACCGGGCACACTTGGCAAGTCCGTCCTGTGCCCCGTCATCGGTGCGGAATACGTTCGGCGCATCTTCAGTACTCGTCGCGGGTTGAGCCTCTGGCTCAACATCGTCTGTCGGCATGACCGACTACAGTCCGAGAACTTTAGCTTTAGCTGCTTCGTAGTCGGCTTCGGTGATCAGTCCCTGATCAAGCATTGTTTTGAACTGCTGCAACTTCGCCATCGGGTCATCAGCTGCTGGCGTAGCGGCCGGTGCCGCGGCGGGCTGCTGGGGTGCTGCGTTGGGTTGCTGGAATCCTGCCGCAGCGCCACCGGCCGCATTCATTCCCATCCCGAGGAACGCCATGCCTGCACCTCCCCCGCCACCACCTTCGTTTGATCCGGCAGCTTCGAAGCCACGTGCAGCAGCTTGCTGCATGAACGAGTTTCCGCGGGCACCGCCGAGAGCATCCGCCTTCTTGACGTCGCTGAGCAGAGCGCGAGTGTCTTCGTCATATTCGATGGACTGAAGAGCGACTTTTTCGATGGTGAGTCCGCGGTCTCTGGTCCACTGGTAGCCATCGTCGACTGCGGCGCTGAGCGACTGAGCAAACCCAATAGCGTCGCTTTGGATGCGCGCGATGCGGTTTCCCTTGCTGGGGTCATTTGTGTAATACGAAAAGGCTGCGGCAAGGGAGCCGACGACTTCATTGAAGAGCTGGCTTGCGGCGTCATTATCGAGATCGGAGAAGTCGAAGACTTTGGGTGACTGGCCAAGGTACGTGAGGGGAACGAAATTCTTCACCAAAAGGATGGGGTCAACGATCTTGAGGGAGTAGCTTCCGCGAGTGATGGCACCAACTTGCGCACCGAGGTACGCGTCATCCCAGTAGATCTCTGACTGCGTGCCGAACTTGTTGTTGGGGATCTCTTTGAGATTGACATAGAACGCGAGCTGCTGTGAACCAGGCTGGCCGCCGAACTTGAAGCGTTCCCACGAGGTCTTTAGCGTGGAGCTGATGATCCCGTCGCCGGCGAAGAATGACTCGGCGTTCTGATCTTCAGAGGTGAAGATGAACC
Coding sequences:
- a CDS encoding SHOCT domain-containing protein, whose amino-acid sequence is MGFIKAFAGAIGGTFADQWKDFLTPPAQLAPTAAIFPAVAQGTNAGRGSNTQGSEHIITNGSRIVVPEGYGLVTFQDGQLTGFVGEPGGFIFTSEDQNAESFFAGDGIISSTLKTSWERFKFGGQPGSQQLAFYVNLKEIPNNKFGTQSEIYWDDAYLGAQVGAITRGSYSLKIVDPILLVKNFVPLTYLGQSPKVFDFSDLDNDAASQLFNEVVGSLAAAFSYYTNDPSKGNRIARIQSDAIGFAQSLSAAVDDGYQWTRDRGLTIEKVALQSIEYDEDTRALLSDVKKADALGGARGNSFMQQAAARGFEAAGSNEGGGGGGAGMAFLGMGMNAAGGAAAGFQQPNAAPQQPAAAPAATPAADDPMAKLQQFKTMLDQGLITEADYEAAKAKVLGL
- a CDS encoding TFIIB-type zinc ribbon-containing protein, with translation MPTDDVEPEAQPATSTEDAPNVFRTDDGAQDGLAKCARCGATEISLNVATGNLRCGFCRFEWATDNAIEAFNLNGDISKLSGILVGSGSSDIVPSTEEILTFKCSACGAEVVIDTNNSTQARCHWCRNTLSMNQQVPNGAVPDMILPFTVEKSTAVEKIASFVGKRKFFAHPKFRAEFNAENVMGVYLPYMVVDINAHARMTGEGEHQTRSYTVKVGDKQEQRYDADLFNVVREFDIQVNDLTVESSSDRLDQNTSQNSNNIINTIMPFDVENSVRYDSNYLAGFTSERRDSNLDQLSPIAHTQAEDITRHRVNDSLAFYDRGVRWTAEEVDVRGQRWVSAYLPVWLYSYQQRNSSGKTFLHYVAVNARTGETMGSVPLHQSKLLLVAGVVQLVGTVIGLVLVAVGI